GGGCTCGTCCGGTGGCGCGGTCCTCCCGTTGCCCACGTGGCAGGACTTGCACGCCACCGCGTGGAAGAGCGGCCCCAGCCCGTCCCGGTCCGCCCGGCTGCTCGAGGCCGGCGCCGGAATCCAATCAATCTCAAAGACGCCTCGCCCCGAGACGAAGCCCGAACGCCGCTCCAGCGTCAGCACGGGCAGCGCCTGGGAGAAGGCCTGCGCGCTCGCGTCGGTGACGGTGCCCGCCTCGCCTCCCGATAGCGCCTCTCCAGGCTCCACCACGTCCCAGCGGACCGGAGGCACCTCGTCCAGCGGAGCCGGAGACGGAGGCTCCCCACGGCACGCCATCGCCGAAAAGCCAAGCACCACCGCCAGCGTCCAACCCTGGCGCGTCCTCATGGCAGCTTCACCACCACGGGCTCGGGGAAGCTCCAGTTGTTCTGCAACGTGTCGTTGCCCAGCGAGCCGGTGCTGTTCCAGCCCCACCCGAAGAGCTGACCATCCCGGCGCAGCCCCAGCCCGAACGTGGAACCCGCGGCGGCGTCCCTCAGCTCCGAGAGCCCCACCACCGCCTTGTCCGCGAGGGGATGGGCCTGATGCTCCGAACCACTCTGCCCGTTGCCGAGCTGCCCGTTGAAGTTCTGGCCGAAGCCCCACAGCGTGCCGTCCGCCTTCAGCGCGAGGCCGAAGTTGGAGTTGGCATACACGGCCACCACGTCCGTCAATCCCACCACCTTCACCGGCGCACGCACCTCGAAGCCCGAGCCGCTCTCGCCGTTGCCCACCTGCCCGCTGGCATTGAGGCCCCAGGCCGACACCGTGCCGTCCTCGTGGAGCGCCAGCACGTGGTCACGCCCGCTGGCGATGTCCACCACGCTGGAGAGGCCCGGCACCCGCACCGGCTCGGGATGGGCCACCGAGTCCTCGGTGCCCTGGCCCAGGTTGCCGAAGTTGTTGTTCCCCCAGGCCCACACCGTGCCGTCCCTCGTGAGGGCAACCGACTGCTGCGAGCCGCCCGCCAGCTTCACCACCTCCGTCAGCCCGCGCACCGGCACCGGGTAGTCGCGGTCCGTGGTGGTGCCATCCCCGAGCTGCCCGTTGTTGTTCTTCCCGAAGGCCACCACGGTGCCATCGGCCTTCAGCACGAGGGCGTGACTGAAGCCGAGCGCGCCCGCCACCGCGTCCGTCAGTCCAGGCACCTGCGTGGGCCGATTGCGCGGCTGGGTGTCCGGGGTGCGTGGCTGGCCCTCCACGGGTGGAGTCCCCAGGCCGAGCTGTCCACTGGCGTTGGCGCCCCAGGTCCACACCGTGCCGTCCTCGAGCACCGCCAGCGAGGTGTTGCTGTTGATGGCGATGGAGGCCACCCGCGACAGCTCCGCCACCAGGACCGGCGTGGAGCGAGGAGTCGTATCACCGAGCCCGAGCTGCCCCTGCGCGTTCTGCCCCCACGTGTAGAGCCGTCCGTCGCGCACCGCGCCACCGTGCAGACCGCCCGCCGACACGAGGGTGCCGAAGTGGAAGGACACGGAGGCCTCGGCCACATGGCCCGTGGCATCCTCCGCGCGCACCACCAGCGTGTTGTTCCCGGGCCGGGGCGTCACCTCCAGCGCGAACGCGCGCCCACCCTCCGACTCCGTGGACTCGAGGACTCGCGTCTCGCCATCATTGAAGCGCCAGGTGAGCCGCTCCACGCCGGTGTCATCGGCCGCGGTGCCCTCCAGCCGCACCTGCTGGTACGCGCCCAGGCGCCAGGCCTCTCGTGGCGAGGTGAAGCTCACGGTCGGCGGCGTCAGGTCCGCAGCGGCCGGTGGCGTGTTCGTCCCGGGGGGCGGCTTGCCACCACATCCCCACAGCAGAACGGCGCCCAGCAGGGCGCGAGGCAGACGTCGGTGCATGGCTCTCCTCTCACCGGAGCCAGACTCCGGCGGAAAGCCCTGCCGGTAACGCATCCCCGGGAGGAGCACAAGCCACCCACGTGCGCTCGGGCTCCCCCTCCTACTGTCTCGGATCGCGTTACGGAATCTTGGGCGCGTCTTCCGAGGTGTTGAAGATGATGATGGACGTGCAGGTGTTGGATGCGTCCCAGCCGAAGGCGAGAGAGCTGTCCCCATTCAGGGACTGGACCATGTTCACGAAGCCGGGCGCCGTGGACGAGCAGCTCACGTAGGTGCCGCCAGCATCCCTCGCGTAACACTGACCGATGATGGTCGTGAACGGACTGACCGACTGCGTGTAGCAGCCGATGTACTGCATCGAATCCGCGCTGTTGCGCGCTCCTCCCAGAGAGCCCTGCGCATGCCGGTTCGTCACGTCCACCACGACCTGCTGGCTGGACTTGAAGCCGGCCACGGCGCTGGTGGCCGCCAGCAACGCTCCCACCCCCACGGCCGCAACGGTCATCTTCCTCTTCATGCGCGCTTCTCCCGGTGAGTGGGGCGACCCCTGTCGCCCCCGTGCGGCCGGCATGATGGGGAATCGGTCTGACATCGCCCGCTCACGCGTCCAGCAGGGCGCGCAGGTCCTCGGGAATCGGCATGGGCGTGAGGATGCCCACGTTGGCTCCTCCGGTATTGCCGAGCGGAGCCCGGCCGAGCCACGAGCCCGGCCCGGCCACCAGGATTCGCGCCAGCTGACCGAGCAGCTCGCGCACGTCCCCGCGCCGCCACCCGAAGGCGAACATGAGGCAATGCACCCGGACATGCGGCCCGGCATGGGCCTGACTCAGGATGTGGGCCCGCTCCAGGTGCCGCCACGCGCGCGGCAGCTCACCACCCCGCTCCGCCTCGGTGGCCTGGTGCAGCTCGGTCTCGAACGCGGCCCGCAGCTTCGACTTCATCGGCATGACTTCCTCCTTCTTGACCGCGCCACCTTCACGCGGGAGGAGCGCCGCGCGCTTGTAAGAACTCGCCACCTCCTGGGGGGAGGACCCACTCGACCACGCCGGCGATCTCCGAGGGGGAGAGCCCGAACACCCGGCGGAAGACGTGGCTCAGGTGGGCGCTGTCGGTGAAGCCCGCCGCGTGCGCCGCGGTGGTGAGGGGAGCACCCGCCCGCAGGTGCTCGGCGGCGCGGTGGAGCCTCAGCCAGAGGATGTACGGCCGGAGCGCCAGCCCCACCTCGGCCCGGAAGAGATGGGACAGCCGGCTGGTGGAGAGCCCCACCCGGGGCGCGAGCGCCTCGAGGCGCACGTCTCCCTCAAGCGCCTCCGGCAACAGGCGCAGCAGGCGCTTCACCGCGGGATGGGTGGGCCGAGGGCTCGCCGTGTCCACCCGCAGCGCGAGGAGCATCGCCTGGGCGAGCGACTCGGCCTCGTGCCAGTGCCTCGGTGGCGCCTTCGGGGCGAGCGACACGAGGCACTCGCCCGCCCGCTGCCAGTCCGCCACGGAGTCTCGCGCGATGCCGAGTGTCTGGAGGCTCCGTCCGACGAGGTCATCGGGGTACACGTGGAGCAGCACCGCGGCACTGGCCGCGCCGGCCACGGCGTGCTCGACATCCGGCGGGATGATGGCCGCCTGGCAGGGCCGGGTGCGCAGGCGGGAGTCCGCCAGCGAGACCGGCTCACCGAGCGACAGCACCAGTTGGAAGCTGTGGTGCGCATGCGGTCGCGTCTCGCCCAGGGGCCCCGCGTAGAGCAGGCGCCCGGGTCCGAAGAAGAGCCGCCCCCTCCACGTACGGCTCACGGGGTCAGCGGTCGCGCAGTGGCGGAGTGCCCGTCCGAGCCTCCTCCGCCGAATCCAACGTTTTCGGCCACGCCGACTCCGGCTGGTAGCGCTGCACCTCGCGCACCACGAAGAAGGCCGCCGCCGACAACACGCCGATGTCGTCCAACCAGCCCAGGATGGGCAGGAAGTCCGGCAGCGCGTCCACGGGCATGACGAAGTAGATGACGGCGAACAACCCCGCGAGCCTCCGCCACATCGGCACGCGCGGGTCTCGCACGTAGCGGAAGAACCGGGTCCCCATTGCTCGAAGGCCTGCAGCGTTCATGTCCTCTCCTACGAATGGAGGCCGATTTCCATTGCGGCCCCTCCACCGTAGGCGCCCGGCCGCTCGTGGGGCAAGCCGCCATCTCCCCGAGTGTCCTCAGTCGTCCTCGCACGGCTCCTTGGGCGGCTTGTCCTTCTTGGCCCCCCGCGCACCCGGCGCCTCCGGCTCCTCGCAGTCATCGGGGCCCGGGTGCTGTTCGAAGGGCGGACGCCGCTCGAGGAAGGCCTCCATCAGCTCCTGCCGGTACGGGAGGAAGGTGCCCACCAGCGACTCCGAGAGCCCGTAACGCGGGCCGTCCGGACCCTCCTCCAGCGTGCGCTCGCTCACGTGGACGAAGGTGTAGAGGGTGGACTTGGAGGGCCAGGTGAGCCCGCCTCCGAGGTTCGTGCCCGTGCTGAGCTGGTGGCACCCCGCGCAGGAGAGCGTCTGCGCCCTCGCGACGATGTTCGCCGGCGTGAGCGTGCTGCGCAGCGTGGAGAGCCGCTGCTGGAGTTGGGTGCGCAGCGGGCTCGCACCCGTGCCGAAGTGGTGGACGTAGAGGTTCTCCGTGCCGCTCGCGTTGCTCTGCCCGGTGTTGAAGCGCTCCTCGGTGGCCATCGTGTAACGGAGCAGGTCGTTGGTCGCCAGCGTCCCCACCTGGGACGCCAGGGACTCCGCGAAGTCCGCCTTGAGCGGATGGCCCACCTTCGAGCTGAAGAGCACTCCGGCCGGGTTCGTCTTCACCGTGTCCGGCTCGAAGCGCATCACGCACGAGCCCCCCTCGCACCGCTTGCGCACGCGGAACTCGCGCAACGTCCAGGTGGACTGCATGAACTGGTTGGTGCGCACCTGGCCGGTGGCGCGATCCGTGGCGTTGCCGAAGTTGTCGATGTCGATGACCGGCGGGATGTTCCCGATTCCCTCGAAGTAGAAGCGGTGCAGGGCCTCGGCGCGCACCGCCGGGTCCGGCTCCTGGGAGAGCTCCGCCCAGAAGCGCATCACCTTGCGGCACCCGTGAATCCCCTTCTTCGGCTTCGGGTTGGGCAGCACTCCCTCGAAGGCGATGAGGTTGCGGCTGCGCGAGTTGGTGATGCCCGAGCGCCGGGCGAAGACGATGCGGTACTCCCCGCAGTCGCTCCCGTCCTCCGCCGCCAGGTCGAAGCGGTTGAAGAGCCCGATGGGCACGTACGCCGCGTGATGGGTGTCCGGATTGAGGAAGGGATTCTCCTGCGCCTGGCTCCCCTCCGCCCGAGGGCAGGCATAGGCGAAGCCGTTGAAGCCCGGCAGCCCGTCCTCGAGCGTCTGGTCATCGCAATGCGCACCGCCCAGCCCCAACCCCGGCCCCGGCCGCTGCGTGTCCCACCACTCCTGGTAGAGCCTCAGCCCCGTGAGCCCCGGAATGCCGCTCTGCTCCGCCAGCCGGTTCATCACCTCCTCGAAGCTGAAGCGCGCCAGGATGAGCTGGTCCGTCACCGCCAGCGAGCGCCGTGGATCCACGCTCACCTCCAGCCCTGGCTTCGCCATGGATTGGGGGCCGCCCATCGGTAGCAGCCCGATTCCACGTCGCTCTGGATGGAGTGACACCCCCGGGGAAACCGCTGGAGCCGATGGCGGCTCCACCGTCACTCCACATGCAGATAGGGCCACGACCCCCGCCGCGGCCAGGAGATAGAACGCACGCATCAGGACCCCCCTCATGCGGTCCGCCCGAAGCAAAGACAGCGGCGGGTCCGCCTCCAGAACTTAGGAACCCTGGCAAGGCGGGGTTGACCGTCCGGGAGGGAACGCTCGGTGTGGAGCCGCGGGACTGGTTTCGTGTGGAGCCGCACGACCTTCTTGTCCTGGAGGGACGTGGGTCTCCGGTTTACACGCGGCGGGTCTCGTTCGAAACGCGAAGAGGGCCGGAGGAGGGAAATCCCTCACCCCAGCCCTCTCCCAGGGGGAGAGGGGGTTTACACGGGTTCGACTCGCGGCCCGTGAGACCCTCACCCCGTCCCTCTCCCGGAGGGAGAGGGGTTCTTGCTTACTCCTCGGACTCCGGCTCCGACGACTCCGTGGACTCCTCGGCGGTCGACGCTTCGGCCGCGGGCTCGGTGGACTCCGACGACGCGGACGCCTCCGCCACCACCGCCTCGCCTCCGTTCTCCTCGCCCTCCTCCTCCGACTCCGGCAGCTTCGAGATGCCCGTCACCTTCTCCTCCGCGCTCTCCAGCGCGATCAGCCTCACACCCTGCGTGTTGCGGCCGATGACGGAGATCTCCTTCGCCTTCATCCGAATGAGCATCCCGCCGTTGGTGACCAGCATCACCTCGTCCTTGTCCGTCACCTGCAGCAGGCCCACCACCTTGCCATTCCTCTCGGTGGCCTTGATGTCGATGATGCCCTTGCCGCCTCGGCCCTGCTGACGGTACTCGCCCTCCTCCGTCCGCTTGCCGTAGCCGTTCTCCGTCACCGTCAGCACCGTGGTGTCCTTCTCCACCAGGTCCGCACCCACCACCTCGTCGCCATCCTCCAGCGTGATTCCCTTCACGCCGTAGGCATCCCGGCCCATCGAGCGCACTTCCGTCTCCGGGAAGCGGATGCTCATGCCGTTGGCCGTGGACAGCAGGATGTCCTTCGAGCCGTCGGTGATCTTCACCGCCACCAGCTCGTCCCCCTCCTCGATGCCCAGCGCCCGGATACCGCTGGAGCGCACGTTCGAGAAGGCCGACAGGTCCGTCCTCTTCACCACGCCACGCTTCGTCACGAAGAAGACGAACTGGTTCTCGCCGAACTCCTTCGTCACCAGCACCTGCGCCAGCCGCTCGCCCTCGCCCAGCTGCACCAGGTTCACGATCGGCTTGCCTCGCGACGTGCGGCCCGCCAGCGGAATCTCGTGCACCTTCAGCCAGTACAGCCGGCCCGTGTTGGTGATCGGCATCAGGTACGCGTGCGTGCTCGCCACGAACAGGTCGGTGACGAAATCGTCCTCCTTCGTCGTCGCCCCCGTCTTGCCTCGCCCGCCTCGCTTCTGCGCCCGGTACTCCGTCAGCGCCGAGCGCTTCACGTACCCCGTGTGCGACAGCGTCACCACCATCGTCTCCTCGGCGATGAGGTCCTCGCTGGTGATCTCCTCCGCCGCGCCGGTGATCTCCGTGCGCCGCTTGTCGCCGTAGCGCTCGCGGATCTCCCTGAGCTCCGTCCGGATGACGTTGAGCAGGCTCGACTCGTTGGCCAGGATGTCCTCCAGGCGGAGGATCTCCCTCACCAGGTCCACCAGCTCGCGGAACAGCTCCTCGCGCTGCAGGCCCGTGAGGCGCTGCAGGCGCATCTCGAGGATGTTCTTCGCCTGCTCCTCGCTGAAGCCCGAGCCCTCGTACCGGTGCTCCAGCCCCGAGTAGCTCGGCACCTCGTCGCGCGCCCTCGAGACCAGCAGCTCCATCTGCGCCTTCGCCTTGGCGTAGTCGATGCGCTGCAGGTTCTTGAAGTTCTCCCGCTCGTAGAGCGCGGGCGACAGGATGTTCATCAAGCCCCAACGCGCCTCGTCCGGATCCCTCGAGGCACGGATCAGGCTCACCACCAGGTCGATGAGGTCCTGCGCGACCAGCAAGCCCTCGACGATGTGGCGGCGGGCCCGCGCCTTGCGCAGCTCGTAGCGGCTGCGGCGCGTCACCACGTCCCGGCGGTGCGCGATGAAGCGCTCCAGCAGCTCCTTGAGCGTGAGCGTGCGCGGCTGGCCCGCGTCGATGGCCAGCATCACCGCGCCGAAGGTGGTCTCCATCGCGGTGTTGGCGAACAGGTTGTTGAGCACCACGGCGGAGATGGCGTCGCGCTTGAGCTCCACCACGATGCGCATGCCCTGCCGGTCGCTCTCGTCGCGGATGTCGCTGATGCCCTCCAGCTTCTTCTCGCGCACCAGGTCGGCGATCTTCTCGATGAGCCGCGCCTTGTTCACCTGGTAGGGAATCTCCGTGACGATGATGCTCTCACGGTCACCCTTCTTGGAGGTCTCGATCTCCGTGCGGGCCCGGACGGTGATCTGCCCACGGCCCGTCTCGTAGGCGCGCAGGATGCCCTCCCGGCCGGTGATGATGCCGGCGGTGGGGAAGTCCGGCCCGGGGATGAACTGCATCAAGTCCCGAACGGTGGCCTCGGGATGGTCGATCAGGTGCAGCGTCCCGTCGATGACCTCGGTCATGTTGTGCGGCGGGATGTTGGTGGTCATACCCACCGCGATGCCCGTGCTGCCGTTGACCAGGAGGTTGGGGAACTTGGTGGGGAGGACCAGCGGCTCCACGGTGGAGTCGTCGTAGTTGGGACCGAAGTCGATGGTCTCCTTGTCGATGTCCGCCAGCATCTCCTCGGCCAGGCGGTCCATGCGCACTTCCGTGTAGCGCATGGCCGCTGGCGAGTCGCCGTCCACGGAGCCGAAGTTGCCCTGGCCGTCCACCAGCAGGTAGCGGAGGCTCCACTCCTGGGCCAGACGCACCATGGCGTCGTAGACGGCGGTGTCGCCGTGCGGGTGGTACTTACCAATCACGTCACCCACCACGCGCGCGCTCTTCTTGTAGGCACGGTTGTGGTAGTTGCCCAGGTCGTTCATCGCGTACAGCACGCGGCGATGCACGGGCTTGAGGCCGTCACGGACGTCGGGCAGCGCGCGCCCGATGATGACGGACATCGAGTAGTCGAGATACGAACGGCGCATCTCGTCTTCGATGTTGACGGGGATGAGTTCTCCCACGCTGCCCTGAGGAGGAGCGGGGGGCGTTGCCGGCTTGTCGGTGGTGTCGTCGGCCATGAAATCGAGGGTCAGGGGTGGGGCCCGCACGATGGGGGCCCGTCAGGGTAACGTGCCTACGTAACCCCCGGATTTTCCAGCGTCAACAAGGGAAACACGGGGGTGACGAGGGGTAGGCGGAAAGAGGAGCCAGAAGTCGCCTGGCTGGGGGGCATCGGACACCTCGTCCGACCCCATCCGAACCTCTAACCGATGACCGAGCGCGCTTGTTGCACCAGATTCACCAGGCGTGACGAATCCCTCCACCCGCGCAGGGCGGAGCTTCCAATTCCGTGCCTCTGGATGAGTTCCCGGAGGACTCCGCGAACCCGCTCGCCATCCGCGCCGCCGCGCGACTCATCCGCCCGCCAGGCCAGCTCCTCCAGGCGAGCCCAGCGCGCGGCCAGCCAGCGCTCCTCCTCGGGAATATCCTGGCGCTGAGCGTCCCACAGCTCATAGGCCACTTCGATCAGTGCCGCCCGGGCGTCCGCCAGGCGTTCCGTGGCCAACAGCCGGATGCGCGGGACGTACTCGCGCTCGAACATCCACCAGAGCACCTCGGGGAACTCGGCGTCCTCGAGCACCAGCGGGGCCACCCGAGCCTGGGCCATCCGGCTCAGCAGGGCATGGGCCTCCTGGAACCAGTAGGCGGCGTGCAACAGGCGCTCGGGGCCGTTGCGCGGCGGGTGGAGCGGCGCCCGGGTGGACTGCTTGCGGAAATCCTCCACCATGCCGCCAATCGCATCCACTCCGGAGAGCCGGTTCCACAACGACACCAGCGCCGCCTGTCCTCTCGGCCACCACAGGCTCAGCTCCTCCCGTTGCGCGCTCGTGAACGGGATGCGGCCCGTGATTGGCAGGGGCCGCGCGAAGAGCGACTCCAGCAGCTCCCCGAAGGCCGAGGCCTCCCGGAGCGCCGGCAGCGTGTCCGGGAGCACCTCCACCGCCGTGCTCCACCGCTGCTGGGGCGGCACCATGCGCGGGATGGTGAGCAGCCAGTCCTCCAGGGCCACCATCAGGCTCCCGAGGGGCTCTTGGGCGCTCCGCCCCAGCTTGCGAGCCAGGTCCCGGGCGAGCTGGTCCCTCAGCGAGCGCACCTCGAAGATGCCGCGGACGGTGGGGTTGCTGGTGGGCCAGGACTCGGCCTCGGCGCGGCGGACGGCGTAGGCGAGCACCTCGTCCACCTTCTGCTGATGGGCCGCCACCTCGCGCAGGAGGGGCATCTGCTTGCGCAGCGCCGCCTCCCACCCGGAATCGGCCAGGGCCAGCACCAGGCCGTAGTAGCGCTTCCGGGCGGGCTCCAGCACCACTCCCCGGCCCTCCAGGCGCAACTGGTACTCGTCCTCGACGGGTGCTCCCATGGTGGACGCAGTATAGCCCCGGGGCTCAGCTCGCCTGGGCCAGCGGATCCTTGGGACGCAGCGGGGTGGCGAGCCGCTCGGCCTCGGCACCCAGGGGACCCTCCGGGTCCAGCGACTTCGCGCGCTCGAAGGCGGCGAGGGCGCCCTCCCGGTCCCCCCTCAGCTTGAGCGCCACGCCCACGTTGAGGTGCGCGCCGACGTTGTCGCGGTCCATGGCGAGCGCCTCGCGGAAGTGGGCCAGGGCATCGTCCAGGTCACCAGCCAGCAGGGCCTCCTTGCCGGCCTGCACGCGCTTGTCCGCGTCGTTGACGAACTCCACCTGCAGCAGGCTGCCGCCGGCCACGGTGACGATGAGCGCGCGGAGGATGCCACCCCAGTAGAAGGTGAGGCCCTCGGCGGCCACCACGGCGGCGATGGGCAGATCCGGCAGCAGCTGCTTGCCCCGGAACTTGAAGCGCACCTTGGTGTAGCGGCCCTTGTTGGCCCAGTGGACGAGCTCCTCGCGCATCTTGCGCAGGCTCTCCTCCACCCGCTTGGGGTCGATCTCGAAGGGCAGCGCGCGACCGCCCTCCACGGGCTCCCCGGCCGGCAGGGCCTTCATCTCGGGCGTCTCGGGCGTCTCGAGCGCCTCGCTCGGAGCGGTCTGCTCGGGCGCGGGGGGCGCCACCGGGGCGGCGCGCTTCTTCGCGGCGGCGGGTTTCTTCGCCGGAGCCACACGCTTCTTCACGGACGCGGGGCGCTTCTTCGCGGGGGCGGCGCTCTTCTTCTTCGGAGCCGCTCGGACGGCCTTCTTCTGGCTCGCCGAGGCCTTGCGGGGTGCGGTCTTCGCCATGGACGCGACTCTAACCAGTCGCGGGCCGGCTTGCTCGTCGAGGCGCACCGACATGTCGATCCGACACGTCAACGCCGCGTCAATGAGCAGTCTGAAGGGCGGCGTCCGGCGTCTGGCCCGTCAGACACGCGTGCTTTGCATGGCATGCGCTTTGCGTCTGAATCCGGATATCGAGGAGAGAGAAGAAGTCATGGACACGAGCAGGAAGACGGCGTTGGCAACCGACTCGCGGATCGACCCCCAGGCCGAACGCTTCATGGAAGAGACGGTCCACCACGCCCAACCCTGTTCCGCTCACGCGCTCCTGGCCTCGTGGGCCGGTACCTGGAAGGTGCGGACGAGGAACTGGATGGGCTCGTGGGTGGAGTCGACGGGCACGGTGAAGATGCGGATGACGCTCGGCGGGCGCTACCTCGAGGAGACCTATACCAGCACCGTCCTGGGCCATTCCTTCGAGGGACGCACCGTCTACGGCTACGACAACGCCCAGGACGTGTTCGTGATGATGACGTACGGCAGCATGGGCACGGGCCTCACCCTGCGCGAGGGCACGCTCGATGCGAGCGGCAGGGTCATCACCTTCCGGAACGCGACCGGCGGGAGCGAGCGCGTGGTGATTCGCATGGAGGGCCCCAACGCGCTCGTCGCGGAGATGTTCGATGGGGAGCCGGGCCCCGATGAGGTGCGGGTGGTGGAAGCCAGGTACACCCGCGCTCGCTCCGTCTGGGGACTCGGCACCTGAGGCATCCCCCCCTCACGCCGGCAGGCGCCAGTCGATGGGCTCGCGCCCCGCCTTCTTCAGCGCCTCGTTGGTGAGGCTGAAGGGCTTGCTCCCGAAGAAGCCCTTCTTCGCCGACAGCGGCGAGGGATGCGGTGCCTTCAGGACGATGTGCCGCGAGGTGTCGATGAGCGCCTCCTTCTTCTGCGCGTAGCTGCCCCACAGCAGGAACACCACCGGCTCCGGCTCGTCGCTCACCTTCTGGATGACCGCGTCGGTGAAGGCCTCCCAGCCGTGCCCCTCGTGGGCGTTGGCCTGCCCCTCGCGCACCGTCAGCACCGCGTTGAGCAGCAGCACCCCCTGCTTCGCCCACGGCACCAGCGAGCCGTCCTTCGGCTTCGGCACGCCCAGGTCGCTCTGGAGCTCCTTGAAGATGTTCACCAGCGAGGGCGGTGGCTTCACCCCCGGCTGCACCGAGAACGCCAGCCCGTGCGCCTGTCCCGGCCCGTGGTACGGGTCCTGCCCGAGCAACAGCACCTTCACCTCGTCGTACGGCGTCAGCCGGAAGGCCGAGAACAGGTCCTCCTCGGACGGGTACACCGTGTGCTCGCGCCGCTCCCGCGTGACGAACGCCTCCAGCTCCGCGAACCCAGGGCTCGCCAGCACGTCCTTCAGCACCTTCTTCCAGTCCGCCGGCAGCCGGTCCTTCATCGCACCCATCGCGCCTCCGAGTCAGGGCTCATCACCTACGGAGCACCCGTCCACCCTACTTCAGCGGTCATGTGGCGTGGGTGTCTTTTTCACGTCGGTCCGATTCACGGTGGGTCGAGCATTCCAGGCCGGGCCATACCTCGCGTATTGAGGAGTCGAGGATGCGCCCCGGGTGGACCGGGGCGGGAGGAGGTCTACACATGGGAGCGCCGAGACTCGCGTTCACGGTGATGCACGCCGCCTTCGATCCCACACGGGTGGAGCTGGCGCGGAGGTTGGAGGAGCGGTTGCGCCAGTCGCTGGGCACGAGGGACGTGCTCCACGTGGAGCGGGACACCGTGCGCCGTGGCGTGTGGAACGTGGCCAGCGCGTGCTGGCGGTGGGGCATCGCCCAGGCCGAGCACGGCATCACCCACGTGGTGCTGCTCAATGACGACGCCGTGCCCTGCGCCGGCTTCGTGGAGGCGGTCCGCGCGGCGCTGGCCGTGAGGCCTCGGCACCCCGTCTGCTTCTACGCGAACCATGAGACGGCGCGGCTCGCGTACGAGCAGGGAGATGCGTGGTGGACCTCGGACGATGGGCTGGTGGGTGTGACGTGCGCTCTTCCGGTGGAGCTGGCGCGCGACTTCCTGGAGTGGGAGCACGCCTCGCTGGTGGAGCGCCCCCCTCCGGGGCTCTCGGACGACGGGCGGCTCAACGTGTGGGCCATGGCGCACGAGCGGAAGATCTGGCACGCCAGGGGCCTCGTGGAGCATGCCATCCCGGACGAGAGCCTCATCGGCAACCAGGGGCATGAGGGGCGCACCTCGCTCACGCCCCTGCCGGCCAGTGAGGAGGAGGCCCGTGCCATCGACTGGACCCGGGGGCTGGAGGAGCCGCTGCACGTGCTGGTGTACGGGGTCTCTCCCATCCACCTGCTGAGGGAGATCAAGCCCGAGGTGCGCTCCCGGATGGGGCTGGAGCAGGTCGTCGATCGCCTCTGGGGCGAGGCGGCACCCCGGGCGCGTGAGTTCTACGGCCGCATGAGGCCGTGACACAGGCGGAACACCCGCGTTTCCCCCCGTCCGCCGCCCCACCTGACAAGCAACCGAGCCCTCCTCTTGGGCTCGGGCCATTGTCGGGCTACCCTCGGGGACGCCATGTCGATGTACAACGAGTCGCTCCGCGCGTTCCTCAAGCCCGTCCTCCCCTATCTCGACGACCCGTCGGTCTCAGAGATCATGATCAACGGGCCCACCGATGTCTGGATCGAACGCAAGGGCAAGGTCTCCAAGACCGATGCCACGTTCACCGAGGAAGGTCTGATCGGCGCCGCGCGCAACATGGCGCAGTTCGTCGGCCGCCTCCTCAACGACGAGCGTCCCCGCCTCGACGCGCGCCTGCCCGACGGCAGCCGCATCCACGTCGTCATCCCGCCCATCGCCCGCAAGGGCACCACCATCTCCATCCGCAAGTTCTTCAAGGACAAGCTCACCATCGAGTCCTTGATCAAGTTCAAGTCGATGACCAAGGAGA
This is a stretch of genomic DNA from Archangium violaceum. It encodes these proteins:
- a CDS encoding RCC1 domain-containing protein, which codes for MHRRLPRALLGAVLLWGCGGKPPPGTNTPPAAADLTPPTVSFTSPREAWRLGAYQQVRLEGTAADDTGVERLTWRFNDGETRVLESTESEGGRAFALEVTPRPGNNTLVVRAEDATGHVAEASVSFHFGTLVSAGGLHGGAVRDGRLYTWGQNAQGQLGLGDTTPRSTPVLVAELSRVASIAINSNTSLAVLEDGTVWTWGANASGQLGLGTPPVEGQPRTPDTQPRNRPTQVPGLTDAVAGALGFSHALVLKADGTVVAFGKNNNGQLGDGTTTDRDYPVPVRGLTEVVKLAGGSQQSVALTRDGTVWAWGNNNFGNLGQGTEDSVAHPEPVRVPGLSSVVDIASGRDHVLALHEDGTVSAWGLNASGQVGNGESGSGFEVRAPVKVVGLTDVVAVYANSNFGLALKADGTLWGFGQNFNGQLGNGQSGSEHQAHPLADKAVVGLSELRDAAAGSTFGLGLRRDGQLFGWGWNSTGSLGNDTLQNNWSFPEPVVVKLP
- a CDS encoding DUF3703 domain-containing protein; translated protein: MPMKSKLRAAFETELHQATEAERGGELPRAWRHLERAHILSQAHAGPHVRVHCLMFAFGWRRGDVRELLGQLARILVAGPGSWLGRAPLGNTGGANVGILTPMPIPEDLRALLDA
- a CDS encoding helix-turn-helix transcriptional regulator; this translates as MLSLGEPVSLADSRLRTRPCQAAIIPPDVEHAVAGAASAAVLLHVYPDDLVGRSLQTLGIARDSVADWQRAGECLVSLAPKAPPRHWHEAESLAQAMLLALRVDTASPRPTHPAVKRLLRLLPEALEGDVRLEALAPRVGLSTSRLSHLFRAEVGLALRPYILWLRLHRAAEHLRAGAPLTTAAHAAGFTDSAHLSHVFRRVFGLSPSEIAGVVEWVLPPGGGEFLQARGAPPA
- a CDS encoding YkvA family protein — encoded protein: MNAAGLRAMGTRFFRYVRDPRVPMWRRLAGLFAVIYFVMPVDALPDFLPILGWLDDIGVLSAAAFFVVREVQRYQPESAWPKTLDSAEEARTGTPPLRDR
- the gyrA gene encoding DNA gyrase subunit A — encoded protein: MADDTTDKPATPPAPPQGSVGELIPVNIEDEMRRSYLDYSMSVIIGRALPDVRDGLKPVHRRVLYAMNDLGNYHNRAYKKSARVVGDVIGKYHPHGDTAVYDAMVRLAQEWSLRYLLVDGQGNFGSVDGDSPAAMRYTEVRMDRLAEEMLADIDKETIDFGPNYDDSTVEPLVLPTKFPNLLVNGSTGIAVGMTTNIPPHNMTEVIDGTLHLIDHPEATVRDLMQFIPGPDFPTAGIITGREGILRAYETGRGQITVRARTEIETSKKGDRESIIVTEIPYQVNKARLIEKIADLVREKKLEGISDIRDESDRQGMRIVVELKRDAISAVVLNNLFANTAMETTFGAVMLAIDAGQPRTLTLKELLERFIAHRRDVVTRRSRYELRKARARRHIVEGLLVAQDLIDLVVSLIRASRDPDEARWGLMNILSPALYERENFKNLQRIDYAKAKAQMELLVSRARDEVPSYSGLEHRYEGSGFSEEQAKNILEMRLQRLTGLQREELFRELVDLVREILRLEDILANESSLLNVIRTELREIRERYGDKRRTEITGAAEEITSEDLIAEETMVVTLSHTGYVKRSALTEYRAQKRGGRGKTGATTKEDDFVTDLFVASTHAYLMPITNTGRLYWLKVHEIPLAGRTSRGKPIVNLVQLGEGERLAQVLVTKEFGENQFVFFVTKRGVVKRTDLSAFSNVRSSGIRALGIEEGDELVAVKITDGSKDILLSTANGMSIRFPETEVRSMGRDAYGVKGITLEDGDEVVGADLVEKDTTVLTVTENGYGKRTEEGEYRQQGRGGKGIIDIKATERNGKVVGLLQVTDKDEVMLVTNGGMLIRMKAKEISVIGRNTQGVRLIALESAEEKVTGISKLPESEEEGEENGGEAVVAEASASSESTEPAAEASTAEESTESSEPESEE